A window of the Malaclemys terrapin pileata isolate rMalTer1 chromosome 6, rMalTer1.hap1, whole genome shotgun sequence genome harbors these coding sequences:
- the ZCCHC9 gene encoding zinc finger CCHC domain-containing protein 9, translating to MTRWARTSTTHSKKPLDATPWEDMKNGSTSGTVRNKQQNYSNTLSLKNDQVKKKNKKKKDYLNEDVNGFMEYLKQSSQVIHNGKVRAADSHEMREEVATALKKDKRREGRRLKRQEMKKNTMVCFHCRKPGHGIADCPAALESQDMGTGICYRCGSTEHEITKCRAKVDPALGEFPYAKCFICGEMGHLSRSCPDNPKGLYAEGGCCRLCGSVEHFKKNCPENQNSDQAVTVGRWSYGMSADYEEILESPKLQKPKVKVPKIVNF from the exons ATGACCAGGTGGGCCCGTACAAGTACCACTCATAGCAAAAAGCCTCTGGACGCTACACCATGGGAAGATATGAAAAATGGATCCACCAGTGGAACAGTGAGGAATAAACAGCAAAATTATTCAAATACACTTTCTTTAAAGAATGATCAagtgaagaagaaaaataaaaagaaaaaggactATTTGAATGAAGATGTTAATGGATTCATGGAATACTTAAAACAGAGCTCACAGGTTATACATAATGGAAAGGTGAGAGCAGCAGACAGCCATGAGATGAGGGAAGAAGTAGCAACAGCCTTGAAGAAAGATAAGCGTCGGGAGGGAAGAAGATTGAAGAGACAAGAGATGAAGAAAAACACCATG GTATGTTTCCACTGTAGGAAGCCTGGCCATGGAATTGCTGACTGCCCAGCTGCCCTTGAAAGTCAGGATATGGGTACTGGAATCTGTTATCGATGTGGATCTACAGAGCATGAAATCACCAAGTGTAGAGCAAAAGTAGATCCAGCTCTTG GGGAATTTCCGtatgcaaaatgttttatttgtggCGAGATGGGGCATCTGTCAAGGTCATGTCCAGATAATCCTAAAGGACTGTATGCTGAAG GAGGCTGCTGCAGGCTTTGTGGATCtgtggaacactttaaaaaaaattgtccagaAAACCAGAACTCAG ATCAAGCAGTAACAGTTGGTCGATGGTCCTATGGAATGAGTGCAGATTATGAAGAAATTCTAGAGAGCCCTAAACTACAAAAACCAAAAGTAAAAGTACCAAAAATTGTTAATTTTTGA